One stretch of Rhinolophus ferrumequinum isolate MPI-CBG mRhiFer1 chromosome 3, mRhiFer1_v1.p, whole genome shotgun sequence DNA includes these proteins:
- the CENPW gene encoding centromere protein W gives MALSTRVSQKKQIRRKAPRGFLRRIFKRQKPHLRLQTSGDLLVHLNCLLFVHRLAEESRINACENKCGVIKNEHVLAAAKVILKKSRG, from the exons ATGGCGCTGTCGACTAGAGTCTCTCAGAAGAAGCAGATAAGGCGGAAGGCCCCTCGCGGCTTTCTAAGGCGTATCTTCAAGCGACAGAAGCCTCACCTTCGTCTACAGACAAGTGGCGACTTACTG gtGCACCTGAACTGCTTACTGTTTGTTCATCGGTTAGCAGAAGAGTCCAGGATAAATGCATGTGAGAATAAGTGTGGAGTCATTAAAAATGAGCATGTACTGGCTGCAGCAAAG GTAATTCTAAAGAAGAGCAGAGGTTAG